A genome region from Thermomicrobiales bacterium includes the following:
- a CDS encoding alpha-ketoacid dehydrogenase subunit beta codes for MTSNGTSTEMRELTFTTAAREALDEEMERNPRIFVVGEGIGERGGNFNTTLGLYEKYGPERLRDTPIVERGFIGMCTGAAMTGTRPVVDFMFLDFALDAFGEMVNQIAKIQYMSSGRLEMPIVLRGCIGIGGASATHHSGNYYPIFAHLPGFRVVIPTTPRDAKGLLKTALRGPDPVLFLEHKLLLNVKGEVPPVEADELIPFGTAAIRREGADATVVAIGAMVDKSVQAAEILSGEGVEIEVIDLRSIAPLDEETILASVAKTGRLLIVDEDFQPCGMGAEISAVVMEKAFDELDAPVQRLNGIFTPVPYSPVLENAVTLSREQILQAMRDLLAE; via the coding sequence GTGACTTCGAATGGAACATCGACCGAGATGCGCGAGCTGACCTTTACCACCGCGGCGCGCGAGGCGCTCGATGAGGAGATGGAGCGGAATCCGCGCATCTTCGTGGTGGGCGAAGGGATCGGCGAGCGCGGCGGCAATTTCAACACCACACTCGGACTCTACGAGAAGTACGGACCGGAGCGGTTGCGCGACACGCCGATCGTGGAGCGCGGCTTCATCGGTATGTGCACCGGAGCGGCCATGACCGGCACGCGGCCGGTGGTCGATTTCATGTTTCTCGACTTCGCGCTCGATGCCTTTGGCGAGATGGTGAACCAGATCGCCAAGATCCAATACATGTCGTCCGGGCGGCTGGAAATGCCGATCGTGCTGCGCGGGTGCATCGGCATCGGCGGGGCGTCGGCAACGCACCACTCAGGCAACTACTACCCGATTTTCGCGCATCTTCCCGGTTTCCGGGTGGTGATTCCGACCACCCCGCGCGACGCCAAGGGGTTGCTCAAGACTGCTCTGCGCGGACCGGACCCGGTGCTCTTCCTGGAGCACAAGCTCTTGCTGAATGTGAAGGGTGAGGTGCCCCCGGTCGAAGCGGACGAGCTGATCCCGTTCGGCACAGCGGCGATCCGGCGCGAGGGCGCCGATGCAACCGTGGTCGCCATTGGCGCGATGGTCGACAAGTCGGTCCAGGCGGCCGAGATCCTGTCCGGTGAAGGGGTGGAGATCGAGGTGATCGACCTGCGCTCGATCGCGCCGCTGGACGAGGAGACCATTCTCGCCTCGGTCGCGAAAACAGGTCGGTTGTTGATCGTCGACGAAGACTTCCAACCGTGCGGCATGGGCGCGGAGATTTCCGCGGTGGTGATGGAAAAGGCGTTCGACGAGCTCGACGCGCCGGTCCAGCGCCTGAACGGCATCTTCACGCCGGTGCCCTATTCGCCAGTGCTGGAGAACGCCGTGACGTTGTCGCGCGAGCAGATCCTGCAGGCGATGCGGGACTTGCTGGCGGAATAG
- a CDS encoding dihydrolipoamide acetyltransferase family protein translates to MPSEIVMPRLGWTMETGTVVEWLKASGDLVEAGEHIFAVESDKAITEVESLDSGVLYIPDGTPIGVEAPVGATLAFILAPGEAPPAYAFGSESPEPQDLGSPIDDDIPTNTGPVNANGNHAGSMPVSPRARRVAVELGVDLAAVTGTGRSGRIREQDVRAAAAAMPASAPEPRATPSVRKLAEEIGVDLRSVSSSRPSGRITRADVTREATPYAGVTDGTSAPIGPIRRAIRDRMSETARTVAPVTLTTEADATDLWDFRERLKRDLVAGSRTQDTGPRAPSITDLIVRISALVLIDRPELNVRLDGDTLYQYAGAHIGIAVDTERGLLAPVLRDADRKSIHDIAAESAELIERTRNGSIGGDQLTGSTFTVSNLGMFEIDAFTPIINLPEAAILGVGRIVPKPVVIDVDTGEIAVRRMMYLSLTFDHRVVDGAPAARFLQRIKGMVEHPLVALTR, encoded by the coding sequence GTGCCAAGTGAAATCGTGATGCCGCGTCTCGGCTGGACCATGGAAACCGGCACCGTGGTCGAGTGGCTGAAAGCGAGCGGCGATCTGGTGGAAGCCGGGGAGCATATCTTCGCGGTCGAAAGCGACAAGGCGATCACCGAGGTCGAATCGCTCGATTCCGGCGTGCTCTATATTCCGGACGGAACGCCGATCGGAGTGGAAGCGCCAGTGGGCGCGACACTGGCGTTCATTCTCGCCCCCGGCGAAGCGCCGCCTGCCTATGCGTTTGGCAGCGAATCTCCTGAGCCGCAGGATCTTGGCTCGCCGATCGACGATGACATTCCGACGAATACCGGGCCAGTGAACGCCAATGGCAATCATGCCGGGAGCATGCCGGTGAGTCCGCGCGCGCGCCGGGTGGCAGTGGAGCTGGGCGTCGATCTCGCGGCCGTTACCGGCACCGGACGGAGCGGCCGGATTCGCGAGCAAGATGTGCGCGCGGCGGCTGCGGCGATGCCTGCTTCAGCGCCGGAACCGCGCGCCACGCCGAGCGTGCGCAAACTGGCAGAAGAGATCGGGGTCGATCTGCGCAGTGTGTCGAGCAGCCGCCCAAGCGGACGCATCACCCGCGCCGATGTGACCCGTGAGGCGACACCATACGCTGGAGTCACCGACGGGACATCGGCTCCGATCGGACCGATCCGCCGCGCGATCCGCGACCGCATGAGCGAAACCGCGCGCACGGTCGCGCCGGTCACCCTCACGACCGAAGCCGACGCCACCGACCTGTGGGATTTCCGCGAGCGCCTGAAACGCGATCTCGTCGCAGGGTCCAGGACTCAGGACACAGGGCCAAGAGCGCCGTCCATCACCGATCTCATCGTCCGCATCTCCGCCCTAGTCCTCATCGATCGGCCGGAACTGAACGTGCGGCTCGATGGCGACACGCTCTATCAGTACGCGGGCGCGCATATCGGTATCGCGGTCGATACCGAGCGCGGATTGCTCGCCCCGGTGCTGCGCGATGCCGACCGCAAGTCGATCCACGACATTGCCGCGGAATCCGCCGAGCTGATCGAACGGACGCGCAACGGTTCGATCGGCGGCGACCAGCTCACGGGAAGCACCTTCACGGTCAGCAATCTGGGCATGTTCGAGATCGACGCCTTCACCCCGATCATCAATCTGCCAGAAGCGGCAATTCTTGGCGTCGGGCGGATCGTGCCGAAACCGGTAGTGATCGATGTCGATACGGGCGAAATCGCTGTTCGGCGCATGATGTACCTCAGCCTGACCTTCGATCACCGGGTGGTCGATGGCGCGCCGGCGGCGCGTTTCCTGCAGCGCATCAAGGGAATGGTGGAACACCCGTTGGTTGCGTTGACGCGATAG
- a CDS encoding carbonic anhydrase has protein sequence MSDPSVARPTPDQALAELLAGNERYVQGGWDLTDFTASRAATVDDHEPIAAILGCADARVAAELIFLRGPGDLFMVRVAGNFLSEYGLASLEYAVRFLQVPLLIVLGHTQCGALSTAVKIVQERSHLPGRLPYLIDAVEPAVHIAKEKQPKDLLRAAIEENVRRQVQRLTTISPVINEAEADGTTRVVGAVYELETGRVVLVD, from the coding sequence ATGAGCGATCCGTCTGTGGCGCGACCCACCCCCGACCAGGCGCTGGCCGAACTGCTCGCCGGCAACGAGCGGTACGTGCAGGGCGGTTGGGATTTGACCGACTTCACCGCCAGCCGCGCCGCCACCGTCGACGATCACGAACCGATCGCGGCGATTCTCGGCTGCGCCGATGCCCGGGTGGCCGCCGAGTTGATTTTTCTGCGCGGACCGGGCGATCTCTTCATGGTGCGGGTGGCCGGGAACTTCCTCAGCGAATACGGCCTGGCGAGCCTGGAATATGCGGTACGTTTCCTGCAGGTGCCGTTGTTGATCGTGTTGGGGCATACCCAATGCGGGGCGCTCTCCACCGCGGTCAAGATCGTGCAGGAGCGGTCCCATCTGCCGGGACGGTTGCCATATCTGATCGATGCCGTCGAACCGGCGGTGCATATTGCCAAGGAAAAACAACCCAAAGATCTGCTGCGCGCCGCAATCGAAGAGAATGTCCGCCGGCAGGTGCAGCGTTTGACCACGATCTCGCCAGTCATCAACGAAGCCGAGGCCGATGGAACGACGCGCGTGGTCGGAGCGGTCTATGAGCTCGAAACCGGGCGCGTGGTGCTCGTGGATTGA
- a CDS encoding YdeI/OmpD-associated family protein: protein MTNPTTNPKVDAYLARQTQWKAESEQLRAIALGCGLTEDMKWGKPCYTDNGGNIVLIQGFKAYCALLFFNGALLDDPDGILVKVGANSRIARQARFTDVEQITARTGALQACIQQAIEAHRSGKTVDLDAEEPTAMPEEFQQRLAGDPALRAAFAGLTPGRQREYLLYFSGAKQSKTRADRVEKYVPRILDGLGMRD, encoded by the coding sequence GTGACGAACCCAACAACGAATCCCAAAGTCGACGCCTATCTGGCTCGCCAAACGCAATGGAAAGCCGAGTCGGAGCAGTTGCGCGCCATCGCGCTGGGCTGCGGTCTGACCGAAGACATGAAGTGGGGCAAGCCCTGCTACACCGACAACGGCGGCAACATCGTGCTGATCCAGGGATTCAAGGCGTATTGCGCCTTGCTCTTTTTCAACGGCGCCTTGCTGGATGACCCGGACGGCATTTTGGTCAAGGTGGGAGCGAACAGCCGCATCGCGCGGCAAGCGCGCTTTACCGATGTGGAACAAATCACCGCACGGACTGGGGCATTGCAGGCGTGCATTCAGCAGGCAATCGAGGCGCATCGGTCGGGCAAGACGGTCGATCTCGACGCCGAAGAGCCAACGGCCATGCCGGAGGAGTTTCAGCAGCGACTGGCAGGCGATCCCGCGCTTCGCGCAGCATTCGCCGGGCTTACCCCCGGGAGACAACGGGAGTACCTGCTCTATTTCTCCGGCGCGAAACAGTCCAAGACCCGCGCCGACCGGGTCGAGAAATACGTCCCCAGGATTCTCGATGGGTTAGGAATGCGTGACTGA
- a CDS encoding DUF885 family protein, protein MTDPARTAASAAAFDAWLDGFFADVFRRFPIDATWLGEHQHDHALPDYSSSGDTAWTERIRALIASLDAIPAEGLSEAQTYDRILARGALQLWLWETGSPFFQAGNPAFHTSEAIGAVAALLLGADRPSSEALEASIARMEAIPAFLETSRMRLRSAPLSWTELAIRQADAAVAYFRTGLPGWLAETGNEQPDVVAASQIAADAFEEHATWLRNVLAERRTGIPEAGSDALSRYLHQGHLLPATQDPAWWFDYAHAELIEATQELRELARAIDWRAGSRTLVQRLSDTHPDAERYDAAFPDAWEQGRAVAVQARLVDWPGEPVRFLSIAPMEADLWQAIRFPVYRGAPPLQPDGTARLFYPALDRSLPDADQQRILRQTNDARILLDYAIRNAGLGRHVQSVAARHTPTRIGRLAATVGTTRRLFFSGNAISDGWACYAVELMEEAGVLTPMLRLAEAQRRLQIAAQAVADVGLHTGELTFVRVARMYRDEVGLPSSQAMEQTVWISMHPGAGMAELVGAAGIDELRRTIEDRDGPRFDLRAFHDTFLSYGAIPVTLTAASMLNVSGS, encoded by the coding sequence GTGACTGATCCCGCTCGGACCGCTGCGTCCGCCGCCGCGTTCGATGCGTGGCTCGATGGCTTTTTCGCCGATGTGTTCCGCCGCTTTCCCATCGACGCGACCTGGTTGGGCGAACACCAGCACGACCATGCGTTGCCGGACTACTCGTCCTCAGGCGATACGGCATGGACCGAGCGGATTCGCGCGCTGATCGCCTCGCTCGATGCCATTCCCGCCGAGGGTCTTTCCGAAGCGCAGACCTACGATCGCATCCTGGCGCGCGGCGCGTTGCAACTCTGGCTTTGGGAAACGGGTTCCCCATTCTTTCAGGCGGGCAACCCCGCATTTCACACGAGTGAGGCAATCGGCGCGGTCGCGGCATTGCTCTTGGGTGCCGATCGGCCATCCAGCGAAGCGCTCGAGGCGTCGATCGCACGGATGGAGGCGATTCCGGCGTTCCTGGAAACATCCAGAATGCGATTGCGCTCGGCTCCCCTCTCCTGGACCGAACTGGCGATACGGCAGGCCGACGCCGCCGTGGCGTATTTCCGTACCGGATTGCCCGGGTGGCTTGCGGAAACGGGGAACGAGCAGCCGGACGTTGTGGCTGCGTCACAGATCGCCGCAGATGCGTTCGAAGAGCATGCGACCTGGCTGCGCAATGTCCTGGCGGAACGGCGCACCGGTATCCCTGAGGCCGGGAGCGATGCGCTCAGCCGTTATCTCCACCAGGGGCATCTGCTGCCGGCCACGCAGGACCCAGCATGGTGGTTCGACTACGCGCATGCCGAACTGATCGAAGCCACCCAGGAGCTGCGTGAGCTGGCGCGGGCCATCGACTGGCGGGCAGGAAGCCGCACACTCGTGCAACGGCTCTCCGATACCCACCCCGACGCCGAACGATATGACGCGGCATTCCCGGACGCGTGGGAGCAGGGCCGCGCGGTTGCGGTGCAGGCTCGGTTGGTCGATTGGCCGGGCGAACCCGTTCGCTTTCTTTCCATCGCTCCCATGGAAGCGGACCTCTGGCAGGCGATCCGCTTTCCGGTCTATCGCGGAGCTCCGCCCCTCCAACCAGACGGAACAGCGCGTCTCTTCTACCCCGCGTTGGATCGATCACTGCCTGACGCCGATCAACAGCGGATCCTGCGGCAAACGAACGACGCGCGCATCCTGCTCGACTACGCCATTCGTAACGCCGGTCTCGGGCGCCATGTGCAGAGCGTGGCCGCCCGGCACACCCCTACCCGGATCGGCCGGTTGGCGGCCACGGTTGGAACGACACGCCGACTCTTCTTCAGCGGAAACGCCATCTCGGACGGGTGGGCGTGCTATGCGGTCGAACTGATGGAAGAAGCCGGTGTCTTGACGCCGATGCTCCGTTTGGCCGAAGCCCAGCGGCGGTTGCAAATCGCCGCCCAGGCGGTAGCAGATGTCGGATTGCACACGGGTGAGCTCACGTTCGTGCGCGTAGCGCGCATGTACCGAGACGAAGTGGGGCTGCCGTCCAGCCAGGCAATGGAACAAACTGTCTGGATTTCGATGCATCCGGGCGCCGGAATGGCCGAGCTGGTTGGCGCGGCCGGAATCGACGAGCTGCGCCGCACGATCGAGGACCGGGATGGCCCCCGATTCGACCTGCGGGCATTTCACGACACGTTCCTGAGCTATGGGGCGATCCCGGTCACGCTGACTGCCGCGTCGATGCTGAACGTGTCCGGTTCGTAA
- a CDS encoding aminotransferase class I/II-fold pyridoxal phosphate-dependent enzyme produces the protein MTTPNKLGFTTRAIHAGEEADPLTGAHGVPIYQNSTFALGTMQRFDEFWEGAPNIWGYTRDGNPTVDHLERKVADLEGAESCVAAASGMGAISATLLTVGAGGGHIVMADQIYNTANKLVNEDLPQYGITFSRVDITDLDAVEAAITPQTTAIYTEVFSNPGLVVADVPALAKLAHKHGLKLIIDNTFLSPALYRPLEDGADLVIHSATKYLAGHGEVLGGVVSGSKEAVAPIRVKGLRLGNTLSPFAAWLIMTGMRTLPLRMERHSHNARAVAAFLAAHPAVARWHFPGLPDDPGHATAVKLMGEHAPMGGMLTISLNGGAESIAPFVESLKVITFATSLGDTSSLAWPIYGTDLVRLSIGLEDEADLLADLDNALERIPG, from the coding sequence ATGACCACCCCCAACAAGCTCGGATTCACGACACGCGCGATTCATGCCGGTGAGGAAGCCGACCCGCTCACCGGAGCGCACGGTGTGCCGATCTACCAGAACAGCACGTTTGCATTGGGAACGATGCAGCGGTTCGATGAGTTTTGGGAGGGCGCGCCCAACATCTGGGGGTATACCCGCGACGGCAATCCGACGGTCGACCACCTGGAGCGCAAGGTCGCCGATCTGGAAGGGGCCGAATCGTGCGTGGCAGCTGCTTCCGGTATGGGCGCGATCAGCGCGACCTTGCTGACCGTGGGCGCCGGTGGCGGCCATATCGTGATGGCGGACCAGATCTACAACACGGCCAACAAGCTGGTGAACGAAGATCTGCCCCAGTACGGCATCACGTTCAGCCGGGTGGATATCACCGATCTGGACGCAGTGGAAGCGGCCATCACCCCGCAAACCACGGCGATCTACACCGAAGTCTTCTCCAATCCTGGGCTGGTTGTCGCCGATGTGCCAGCGCTAGCCAAGCTGGCGCACAAGCATGGCCTCAAACTCATCATCGACAACACCTTTCTCTCTCCGGCGCTCTACCGGCCGTTGGAAGATGGAGCCGATCTGGTCATCCACAGCGCCACCAAGTATCTGGCCGGGCATGGCGAGGTGCTGGGCGGAGTGGTCTCGGGTTCGAAGGAAGCAGTCGCGCCGATTCGGGTCAAAGGGCTGCGGCTTGGAAACACGCTCAGCCCGTTTGCGGCCTGGTTGATCATGACCGGGATGCGCACCCTGCCGCTGCGCATGGAACGGCACTCGCACAACGCGCGCGCCGTCGCGGCCTTCCTGGCAGCGCATCCAGCAGTGGCGCGTTGGCACTTCCCGGGCTTGCCGGACGATCCCGGTCATGCCACCGCGGTGAAGTTGATGGGCGAGCATGCGCCCATGGGCGGAATGCTGACGATCTCCCTGAACGGCGGGGCGGAGTCGATTGCGCCCTTCGTCGAATCGCTGAAGGTCATCACCTTTGCGACCAGTTTGGGGGATACATCGTCGCTCGCCTGGCCGATCTACGGCACCGATCTGGTGCGTCTCTCGATCGGATTGGAGGACGAGGCCGATCTGCTGGCCGATCTGGATAACGCCCTGGAGCGGATTCCGGGATAG
- a CDS encoding sugar ABC transporter substrate-binding protein produces the protein MDSHRTTRRKVLGSLALGAGALFTYTATGKTYAQDETHKLTWATNNLEGTEPEMLQKVTDMFVAANPNFEVTVLKYDGTTYDQKLLADVVAGTLPDLFVSADVFTKPFFDSGLTADLKPLAEAAGYDLSNFDPLFLSLAEYDGMIGFLPRAADVVVTYYNKTKFDAAGVAYPTPDWTYDDMLAAAEALTIKDGDATTQYGVTAAYYWWAYWVPMVIAEGGQILSEDNTEAVFNSPEGIKAWNVIFTGLQNGWFVPPSVQDTVGGPWTPFANGMAAMTFTVRALTPTYRDQLKDDWDVEVVPKGSVMRKTGMGTQGYAMSSQTADPSAAWQLMQFIFTDGMVVFMENYLTVPPIKTFYDDPAWRDLPPPPTNNAVFVDATNDAMVPPPLPFYSTGPFNQAMQDGVDGVLLGQMTPEEAVNNMAAEATASLQE, from the coding sequence TTGGATTCTCACCGCACAACACGGCGAAAGGTTCTGGGATCTCTCGCACTGGGCGCCGGCGCCCTCTTCACCTATACCGCAACCGGTAAGACGTACGCGCAGGACGAAACCCACAAGCTGACCTGGGCGACGAACAATCTCGAAGGCACTGAGCCCGAGATGCTGCAAAAAGTGACCGATATGTTCGTGGCAGCGAACCCGAACTTCGAGGTCACCGTACTCAAGTACGACGGCACGACCTACGACCAAAAGCTGCTGGCCGACGTCGTGGCGGGCACGTTGCCCGATCTTTTCGTCAGCGCCGATGTCTTCACCAAGCCCTTCTTCGATTCAGGATTGACCGCGGACCTCAAACCGCTGGCCGAGGCCGCCGGGTATGACCTGAGCAATTTCGACCCGCTCTTCCTCTCCCTGGCTGAGTACGACGGCATGATCGGCTTCCTGCCGCGCGCTGCCGACGTGGTGGTCACCTATTACAACAAGACCAAGTTCGATGCGGCCGGTGTGGCCTATCCGACGCCCGATTGGACCTACGACGATATGCTCGCGGCGGCCGAAGCGCTGACCATCAAGGACGGCGACGCCACCACGCAATACGGTGTCACCGCCGCCTACTATTGGTGGGCCTACTGGGTGCCGATGGTCATCGCCGAAGGTGGCCAGATCCTCAGCGAGGACAACACCGAAGCGGTCTTCAACTCGCCAGAAGGCATCAAGGCCTGGAACGTGATCTTCACCGGATTGCAGAACGGCTGGTTCGTTCCACCTTCGGTGCAGGACACGGTCGGCGGTCCCTGGACTCCGTTCGCCAACGGCATGGCCGCCATGACCTTCACGGTGCGCGCGCTCACCCCAACCTATCGTGACCAGCTCAAGGACGACTGGGATGTCGAGGTGGTTCCCAAGGGGAGCGTGATGCGCAAGACCGGCATGGGCACGCAGGGCTACGCCATGTCCTCCCAGACCGCCGATCCCAGCGCCGCATGGCAACTGATGCAGTTCATCTTCACGGACGGCATGGTCGTCTTCATGGAGAACTACCTGACGGTTCCGCCGATCAAGACGTTCTACGACGACCCGGCCTGGCGCGATCTTCCGCCGCCGCCAACCAACAACGCGGTCTTTGTCGACGCCACCAACGACGCCATGGTGCCGCCGCCGCTCCCGTTCTACAGCACCGGTCCCTTCAACCAGGCGATGCAAGACGGAGTCGATGGCGTGCTGCTTGGGCAGATGACTCCCGAAGAAGCCGTGAACAACATGGCAGCGGAAGCAACCGCCTCGCTGCAGGAATAG
- a CDS encoding sugar ABC transporter permease, producing the protein MQLAATESELQALENPRFWHRNRYKVKEKKDWNAALWALLFLGPNLVLFLIFTAYPVGYGLYISFYNYSVLKPKKWIGLDNYVNFFNSPKTPDLIWRSIYYAVGTTIPVVILPLIVAVLLVNAGLLTRPLRLIYILPIVTSPVAAAAIWKWLYAKDFGLINYGLSLVGIKPIDWLFSLTWSMPAVIVMSVWLLVPFNIILYTAGLQEVPRDLYDAAAVDGASSVQQFRTVTVPMITPTIFFVFLITMIGVLVGGFDVINVLTQGGPLQSTNVLIYDIYKNAFENFKMGYASAQAYVLFLGVLAVTLFNWILQKRWVHYA; encoded by the coding sequence ATGCAACTCGCAGCAACCGAATCCGAGCTTCAAGCTCTCGAGAATCCTCGTTTCTGGCATCGCAATCGCTACAAGGTGAAGGAAAAGAAGGATTGGAACGCGGCCCTTTGGGCGCTGCTCTTTCTCGGGCCCAATCTGGTGCTCTTTCTAATCTTCACGGCCTATCCCGTGGGATACGGGCTCTATATCAGCTTCTACAACTACAGCGTTCTCAAGCCCAAGAAGTGGATCGGGCTGGACAACTATGTCAACTTCTTCAACAGTCCCAAGACACCCGATCTGATCTGGCGGTCGATCTACTACGCGGTGGGAACCACCATTCCGGTCGTCATCCTGCCGCTCATCGTCGCCGTTCTGCTCGTCAATGCCGGTCTGCTGACCAGGCCGTTGCGCCTGATCTACATCCTCCCCATCGTCACATCGCCCGTCGCGGCAGCCGCCATCTGGAAATGGCTGTACGCGAAGGACTTCGGGCTGATCAATTACGGGTTGAGCCTGGTCGGGATCAAGCCGATCGACTGGCTCTTCAGTCTCACCTGGTCGATGCCGGCGGTGATCGTGATGTCGGTTTGGCTGTTGGTGCCGTTCAACATCATTCTCTACACCGCGGGATTGCAGGAAGTGCCGCGCGATCTCTATGACGCGGCGGCAGTGGATGGCGCGTCGAGCGTGCAGCAGTTCCGCACGGTCACCGTGCCGATGATCACACCGACGATCTTCTTCGTTTTCCTCATTACCATGATCGGCGTGCTGGTAGGCGGGTTCGACGTGATCAACGTGCTGACCCAGGGCGGCCCGCTGCAATCGACCAACGTGCTCATCTACGACATCTACAAGAACGCCTTCGAGAACTTCAAGATGGGATACGCCTCGGCGCAGGCGTACGTCCTCTTCCTGGGTGTGCTGGCGGTCACGCTCTTCAACTGGATCCTGCAGAAGCGATGGGTGCACTACGCATGA
- a CDS encoding carbohydrate ABC transporter permease — MKESPARRISKRAVLFGVLFVGALIALFPFYWMLVTSLKTSQEVYLYPPTWWPDPIAWSNYPDALDKVNGRIFFNSAFFALTIVFFQGLFTTMGGFAFARINFPYRNLFFVLYLSTLMIPPQVTLIPTFLVVVRLGWVDSYQGLIVPILAQGAFGTFLFRQFFLRLPNEMYEAARLDGANYWQQFWKFTIPLSRPVITAYAVITFLTAWKMYLWPVIVVRSDDLKVLPMVLAELSANSSQDRGVMMAAVTLSILPILILYIVAQRWFVEGIAMTGQKG, encoded by the coding sequence ATGAAGGAATCTCCAGCCCGCCGAATCTCGAAGCGAGCGGTGCTCTTCGGCGTTCTCTTCGTGGGAGCGCTCATTGCGCTCTTTCCCTTCTACTGGATGCTCGTCACGTCGCTGAAAACGAGCCAGGAGGTCTATCTCTACCCGCCCACCTGGTGGCCGGACCCCATCGCCTGGAGCAACTATCCGGACGCGCTCGACAAGGTCAACGGGCGCATCTTCTTCAACTCCGCCTTTTTCGCGTTGACGATCGTTTTCTTCCAGGGACTCTTCACGACCATGGGCGGATTCGCGTTCGCGCGGATCAACTTCCCGTACCGCAATCTCTTCTTCGTCCTCTATCTCAGCACGCTGATGATCCCGCCGCAGGTCACGCTGATCCCCACCTTCCTGGTCGTGGTCAGGCTGGGATGGGTCGACAGCTACCAGGGACTGATCGTGCCGATTCTGGCGCAGGGCGCGTTTGGCACCTTTCTCTTCCGGCAGTTCTTCTTGCGCCTGCCGAACGAGATGTACGAAGCCGCGCGGCTGGATGGAGCCAACTACTGGCAGCAGTTCTGGAAGTTCACCATCCCGCTGTCCCGCCCGGTGATCACGGCCTACGCCGTCATCACCTTCCTGACGGCCTGGAAGATGTACCTCTGGCCGGTCATCGTGGTGCGCTCGGACGACCTGAAGGTGCTCCCCATGGTGCTGGCGGAACTGAGCGCCAACAGCAGCCAGGACCGCGGGGTGATGATGGCCGCCGTCACCCTTTCCATTCTGCCCATACTCATCCTCTACATCGTGGCGCAACGATGGTTCGTCGAAGGCATCGCAATGACAGGACAGAAGGGGTAA
- a CDS encoding sugar phosphate isomerase/epimerase: MTSEKHALRFGYSTINWGTTPDLDAVFDEIRQAGWGAVELFVHPLDWLGTPDHLRKKLGGLQVATNFGAVEVPTSKDQLTKLKNQIDYAALFGAEAIGLVGGSRLRWRPPSNEEYADLASFCEELAIYGADKGVAVAYHPHVACTIETEDEIDRLMDQTRVLTLCLDASHIALVDEDPIAHIRKYRDRTSYIHLKDWARGKFVEMGEGTVDIDFAAIFRELTDNAFPGWVIVEQSRSDVSPLASAHANAAFVKKLGYSLELPAS; this comes from the coding sequence GTGACATCGGAGAAACATGCACTTCGGTTCGGCTACAGCACGATCAACTGGGGCACGACCCCCGATCTGGACGCAGTCTTCGACGAGATCCGCCAGGCTGGCTGGGGCGCGGTGGAGCTCTTCGTCCATCCGCTCGACTGGCTCGGCACACCGGATCACTTGCGGAAGAAGCTGGGCGGGTTGCAGGTGGCCACCAACTTCGGCGCGGTCGAGGTTCCGACCAGCAAGGACCAACTGACCAAACTCAAGAATCAGATCGACTACGCCGCGCTCTTCGGGGCCGAAGCGATCGGTCTCGTCGGCGGCAGCCGGTTGCGCTGGCGTCCACCCAGCAATGAGGAATATGCCGATTTGGCCAGCTTCTGCGAAGAACTGGCAATCTACGGCGCGGACAAGGGCGTTGCGGTCGCCTATCACCCGCATGTGGCCTGCACGATCGAGACCGAGGACGAGATCGACCGGCTGATGGATCAGACGAGGGTGCTGACCCTCTGTCTCGACGCCTCGCATATCGCGTTGGTCGACGAGGATCCCATCGCGCACATCCGCAAGTATCGCGACCGCACCAGCTACATCCATCTCAAGGACTGGGCGCGGGGCAAGTTCGTGGAAATGGGCGAAGGGACGGTCGATATCGACTTCGCCGCGATCTTCCGGGAACTGACCGACAACGCTTTCCCCGGTTGGGTCATCGTCGAGCAAAGCCGCAGCGATGTCTCTCCGCTGGCGAGCGCGCACGCCAACGCCGCGTTCGTCAAGAAGCTGGGCTACTCGCTCGAGCTGCCTGCCTCATGA